The following are encoded together in the Variovorax sp. PBS-H4 genome:
- the pgsA gene encoding CDP-diacylglycerol--glycerol-3-phosphate 3-phosphatidyltransferase has protein sequence MFWTLPTIMTWTRIVAIPLIVGVFYLPLSEPMRNIVATVLFIVFAATDWLDGFLARRLNQTSAFGAFLDPVADKFLVCASLLVLVHLNRADVFVALIIIGREIAISALREWMAQIGAAKSVAVHMIGKVKTVVQMVAIPFLLFDGVLFGVIDTGTWGQWLIWISAVLTVWSMVYYLQKAIPEIRARAK, from the coding sequence ATGTTCTGGACCCTGCCCACCATCATGACGTGGACGCGCATCGTCGCGATCCCGCTGATCGTCGGGGTGTTCTATCTTCCCCTGAGCGAGCCGATGCGCAACATCGTGGCCACGGTGCTGTTCATCGTGTTCGCCGCCACCGACTGGCTCGACGGCTTCCTCGCGCGGCGGCTCAACCAGACCTCGGCCTTCGGCGCGTTTCTCGATCCCGTGGCCGACAAGTTCCTCGTGTGTGCCTCGCTGCTGGTGCTGGTGCACCTGAACCGCGCCGACGTGTTCGTGGCCCTCATCATCATCGGCCGCGAGATTGCAATTTCTGCCCTGCGCGAATGGATGGCGCAGATCGGCGCCGCCAAGAGCGTTGCCGTCCACATGATCGGCAAGGTCAAGACGGTGGTGCAGATGGTTGCGATCCCCTTCCTGCTATTCGATGGCGTCCTGTTCGGCGTGATCGACACCGGCACCTGGGGCCAATGGCTGATCTGGATCTCGGCCGTGCTCACGGTCTGGTCAATGGTCTATTACCTGCAGAAGGCCATTCCGGAGATCCGGGCCCGCGCCAAATGA